Proteins from a genomic interval of Rhodopseudomonas julia:
- a CDS encoding glutamate-5-semialdehyde dehydrogenase has translation MVFAALRQNNDAAALMAEMGIRARAASRPLGLATTEEKNTALRAMADAVRGRADEILDANARDMQRGEADGLAPAMLDRLKLDAARIEAIARSLEEVAALPDPVGDVIASWERPNGLKISRVRTPLGVIGVIYESRPNVTADAGALCLKAGNAVILRGGSDSLESSSAIHACLSEGLRVAGLPEDAIQLVPLRDRAAVGEMLAGLAGNLDVIVPRGGRSLVERVQKEARVPVFAHLEGVCHVYVHEAAELQMAVDVTVNSKLRRTGICGAAETLLVDQAVAKTHLEPILSALSMGGCEIRGDESVRALFPQAHAASEEDWPKEYLDKIIAVKVVDGVEAASEHIARYGSGHTETIITEDEAAARRFMALVDSAIVLHNASTQFADGGEFGMGAEIGIATGRMHARGPVGVEQLTSFKYCVFGSGQTRA, from the coding sequence ATGGTTTTCGCAGCCCTGCGACAGAACAACGACGCCGCTGCCTTGATGGCTGAGATGGGCATTCGTGCCCGTGCGGCTTCGCGACCGCTGGGGCTTGCGACGACGGAGGAGAAGAATACGGCGCTTCGCGCGATGGCGGATGCCGTACGCGGACGGGCCGATGAAATTCTGGATGCCAATGCGCGCGACATGCAGCGCGGCGAGGCGGACGGGCTCGCCCCGGCGATGCTCGACCGGCTGAAGCTCGATGCGGCGCGCATCGAGGCGATCGCCAGGAGCCTTGAAGAGGTGGCGGCGCTTCCCGATCCGGTCGGCGATGTGATCGCCTCCTGGGAGCGGCCGAACGGGCTCAAGATTTCGCGCGTGCGCACGCCGCTCGGCGTCATCGGCGTGATCTATGAGAGCCGGCCGAACGTCACCGCCGATGCGGGTGCGCTCTGCCTCAAGGCAGGCAATGCCGTGATTTTGCGCGGGGGCTCGGATTCGCTCGAGAGCTCTTCGGCGATTCATGCCTGCCTCAGCGAGGGGCTGCGCGTCGCGGGGCTGCCGGAGGATGCGATCCAGCTCGTGCCGCTGCGCGATCGTGCGGCCGTCGGCGAAATGCTTGCAGGCCTCGCCGGCAATCTCGACGTCATCGTGCCGCGCGGCGGGCGCAGCCTGGTGGAACGGGTGCAGAAGGAGGCGCGCGTGCCGGTCTTCGCGCATCTGGAAGGCGTCTGCCACGTCTATGTGCATGAGGCGGCGGAGCTGCAGATGGCGGTGGACGTGACCGTCAATTCCAAGCTGCGGCGCACGGGCATCTGCGGCGCGGCGGAGACGCTTCTCGTCGATCAGGCCGTTGCCAAGACGCATCTCGAGCCGATCCTGTCGGCGCTTTCGATGGGCGGATGCGAGATCCGCGGCGACGAGAGCGTGCGGGCGCTTTTCCCGCAGGCCCATGCGGCGAGCGAGGAGGACTGGCCGAAGGAATATCTCGACAAGATCATCGCCGTGAAGGTGGTGGACGGCGTCGAGGCGGCGAGCGAGCACATCGCCCGCTACGGCTCTGGGCATACGGAGACGATCATCACTGAGGATGAGGCGGCAGCCCGCCGTTTCATGGCGCTCGTCGATTCCGCCATCGTGCTGCACAACGCCTCCACCCAATTTGCCGATGGCGGCGAATTCGGCATGGGGGCGGAGATCGGCATCGCGACGGGGCGGATGCATGCGCGCGGGCCCGTGGGCGTGGAGCAGCTGACGAGCTTCAAGTATTGCGTCTTTGGCAGCGGCCAGACGCGGGCCTAG
- a CDS encoding nicotinate-nucleotide adenylyltransferase — MYEGLPPHGRGQRIGLYGGSFNPPHIGHRQVALRALRLLQLDQVWWLVTPGNPLKAPHGLKPLRERLEATARIASHPRFKVTAIENRWHIRFTADLVARLATREPATRFVWIMGGDNLKNFHLWESWQEIAASVPIAIVPRPGSLSAPLAAPAARALAPYRHGNESAACLADRPAPAFVVLPGPRTPVSSTALRAASG, encoded by the coding sequence ATTTACGAGGGCCTCCCGCCGCATGGGCGGGGGCAGCGGATCGGGCTTTATGGCGGCTCGTTCAATCCGCCGCATATCGGGCACCGGCAGGTGGCGCTCCGGGCGCTGCGGCTGTTGCAGCTCGATCAGGTGTGGTGGCTGGTGACGCCGGGCAATCCTTTGAAGGCACCGCATGGCTTAAAGCCGTTGCGGGAGCGCCTGGAAGCGACGGCGCGGATCGCGAGCCATCCGCGTTTCAAGGTGACGGCGATCGAAAATCGCTGGCACATCCGCTTCACGGCCGATCTCGTGGCGCGGCTTGCGACACGCGAGCCGGCGACGCGCTTCGTCTGGATCATGGGCGGCGACAATCTCAAGAACTTTCACCTATGGGAAAGCTGGCAGGAGATCGCCGCAAGCGTGCCGATCGCCATCGTGCCGCGGCCGGGTTCTTTGAGTGCGCCGCTTGCCGCGCCGGCGGCTCGGGCCCTCGCGCCTTATCGCCACGGCAACGAATCGGCGGCCTGCCTCGCCGACCGGCCAGCCCCCGCTTTCGTCGTTCTGCCGGGTCCGCGCACGCCTGTCTCGTCGACGGCGCTGCGTGCCGCGAGTGGCTGA
- the rsfS gene encoding ribosome silencing factor, which produces MFAPHASHAGANLIAADELKTVLSSLDDAKAEDVVTIDIAGKSALGDHMVVASGRSHRHVGAIAERVISELKGLGHNIPRVEGLPHCDWVLIDTGDVIVHVFRPEVREFYNLEKMWSAEPYAERRVQG; this is translated from the coding sequence ATGTTTGCGCCTCACGCGTCTCATGCCGGCGCCAACCTTATAGCGGCGGATGAGCTGAAAACCGTCCTCTCGAGCCTGGATGATGCGAAGGCCGAGGACGTTGTGACCATCGACATCGCCGGGAAATCCGCTTTGGGGGATCACATGGTGGTCGCCTCGGGGCGCTCGCATCGCCATGTCGGCGCCATCGCCGAAAGGGTGATCAGCGAGCTCAAGGGCCTCGGCCACAACATTCCCCGCGTCGAAGGGCTGCCCCATTGCGACTGGGTGCTGATCGATACCGGGGACGTGATCGTCCATGTCTTCCGTCCGGAAGTGCGTGAGTTCTACAACCTGGAAAAGATGTGGTCGGCGGAGCCCTATGCGGAGCGTCGCGTCCAGGGCTGA
- the rlmH gene encoding 23S rRNA (pseudouridine(1915)-N(3))-methyltransferase RlmH, translating into MQIFVLAVGRMKAGPEADLAARYLERVGKGGRSVGISGISVREIAESSASRADDRKAEEAASLKKLAAGYPIVALDETGRNLSSEDFAGLIGGEAEKGVSGLCLVIGGPDGLDPSLREEAIAAIAFGRMTWPHKLARAMLAEQVYRAVTILSGHPYHRA; encoded by the coding sequence TTGCAGATCTTTGTTCTCGCGGTCGGCCGGATGAAGGCCGGACCGGAAGCCGACCTTGCGGCCCGCTATCTCGAGCGGGTCGGCAAAGGCGGCCGATCGGTCGGTATCAGCGGGATCAGCGTGCGCGAAATTGCCGAATCCTCCGCCTCCCGGGCAGACGACCGCAAGGCGGAGGAGGCTGCGAGCCTGAAGAAGCTCGCGGCGGGATATCCGATCGTGGCGCTCGACGAGACGGGTCGCAATCTCTCATCGGAAGATTTTGCTGGGCTCATCGGCGGCGAGGCGGAAAAGGGCGTTTCCGGCCTTTGTCTCGTGATCGGCGGGCCGGACGGGCTCGATCCGAGCTTGCGCGAAGAAGCGATCGCGGCCATCGCCTTCGGGCGCATGACATGGCCGCACAAGCTCGCCCGTGCCATGCTCGCCGAGCAGGTCTACCGGGCCGTCACCATCTTGAGCGGGCATCCTTATCACCGCGCATGA
- a CDS encoding murein hydrolase activator EnvC family protein yields MSLQKAWRKALIDWHRETVTNHSPTYRARILRNGIRAMALVCVALPLALGPSFATETEVPDEAAIPADEAAVTGEGVTEGGMSLSAEARRRARAAELEAVRRSIEVSKKRQEALRREIEAVEADRAKLSSELIATAQRLRRAENSIQDTEIRLDRLQANEDGVRQSLEARREVLGEVLAALQRMGGTPPPPILSRPEDALKAIRGSILAGAVLPDIRVEAEALAADLAELTQLKARIEEEHEDLKKQYATLGEEQTRINLLIESKKEQRQRTEAALTDEQKKASALAEDASGLEDLIGSLEKEVEAAARAAEEARRAEEAARNKTPEQAARDLQDTARMAPAVEFDKARGILPLPAAGPILTHFGERDEFGAHAGGISIATRPDARVVSPADGWVVYAGPFRSYGQVLILNVGSGYHVVLAGLERIDVALGQFVLAGEPVAVMGAERLASLSDIDHTSAQPVLYVEFRKDGRSIDPDPWWDRREQKEVRG; encoded by the coding sequence GTGTCTCTCCAAAAGGCGTGGCGCAAGGCCCTGATCGACTGGCATCGTGAGACGGTGACGAATCACTCTCCGACATATCGGGCGCGGATCCTGAGGAACGGCATTCGGGCGATGGCGCTCGTCTGCGTCGCTCTGCCGCTCGCGCTCGGGCCGAGTTTCGCCACCGAGACGGAGGTGCCGGACGAGGCGGCAATCCCGGCTGATGAGGCGGCGGTCACGGGGGAGGGGGTGACAGAGGGAGGCATGTCTCTGTCCGCGGAAGCCCGGCGCCGGGCGCGAGCGGCCGAGCTCGAAGCGGTGCGCCGGTCGATCGAAGTCTCCAAGAAACGGCAGGAAGCCTTGCGTCGCGAAATCGAGGCGGTGGAAGCCGACCGGGCGAAGCTCAGCAGCGAGCTGATTGCGACGGCGCAACGGCTGCGCCGGGCGGAAAACAGCATCCAGGACACCGAAATCCGCCTCGACCGGCTGCAGGCCAACGAGGACGGGGTGCGCCAGTCGCTGGAAGCGCGGCGCGAAGTCTTGGGCGAAGTGCTCGCGGCCTTGCAGCGCATGGGCGGTACGCCGCCGCCGCCGATCCTGTCGCGGCCGGAGGATGCCTTGAAGGCGATCCGCGGTTCGATCCTCGCCGGTGCCGTTCTGCCGGATATTCGCGTGGAGGCGGAGGCGCTTGCCGCCGATCTCGCCGAGCTCACACAGCTCAAGGCGCGGATCGAAGAAGAGCATGAGGACCTGAAGAAGCAATATGCGACGCTCGGCGAGGAGCAGACGCGCATCAACCTGTTGATCGAATCGAAGAAAGAGCAGCGCCAGAGAACCGAGGCCGCACTCACCGACGAACAGAAGAAAGCGTCGGCGCTCGCCGAAGATGCGAGCGGGCTTGAAGACCTGATCGGTTCGCTGGAGAAAGAGGTGGAGGCCGCGGCAAGGGCCGCCGAAGAGGCGCGCCGGGCCGAGGAAGCCGCCCGCAACAAGACGCCCGAACAGGCGGCGCGCGACCTCCAGGACACGGCGCGCATGGCGCCGGCCGTTGAATTCGACAAGGCGCGCGGGATTTTGCCGCTGCCGGCGGCGGGCCCGATCCTTACGCATTTCGGCGAAAGGGACGAATTCGGGGCGCATGCCGGCGGGATTTCGATCGCCACACGCCCGGATGCGCGTGTTGTCTCACCCGCAGACGGGTGGGTCGTCTATGCGGGCCCGTTCCGCAGCTACGGGCAGGTCTTGATCCTGAACGTCGGGAGCGGATATCATGTTGTTCTGGCTGGGCTTGAGCGCATAGATGTGGCACTTGGCCAGTTCGTGCTGGCCGGAGAGCCGGTCGCGGTTATGGGCGCAGAGCGGCTTGCAAGCCTTAGTGATATTGACCACACTTCCGCCCAGCCCGTTCTATATGTCGAGTTTCGCAAGGATGGACGGTCGATCGACCCGGATCCGTGGTGGGACCGGCGCGAGCAAAAAGAGGTTCGAGGATGA